In Schizosaccharomyces osmophilus chromosome 1, complete sequence, the genomic window attaaaatatgGAAGAATGTGTCTAGTAACAAAATCGCATCCGACTTGATTGAAATTGAGTCAAGCAAAACAGGAATTCCTTCAGGACAATCCAAGCTGTAAGATTGAAGAGTAGGTTGTATCATAATCAATGAGTCCATCACGTCGGAAAAATTCAATGTATGGCGATAAAAAGATGTTTCGTCGGGAGAGTTGTtaaaaacttgaagaaattgactACGACGAAGATGGAACATAAATTGAGGAAATAAGGTGAAATTTGGCAAAAGACGGAAACTCATTGGGTCCCCCTTTCTGTAATCAGCAAAATTTTGACAAAGTCTAATTAAAGTGCGATCAATCCATCTAGCTACGCCATATTCATCATCGTTATGGCATTTGAAGAGTGCCATACGAGCTATCAATGCGGCAGCCGCTTCTTGATCAAATGAATCTGATATGCTTTTGGCGTGACCAGTTATAAAAGAGCGTGAAATTGTTGTGACACGAAGTCGATAAGTGCCGGAAGTATGTTGATATAACGTTAGAAATTGAATATATGATTGTGCAGGATGTTGAGAAGCAGGattattcatttctttgctCAAATCAAAGTATATGGCAAATGTTGACTTTGGAGAGATTGTAGAAATTCTCCATGAATCCGTTCCGCCTATCCCAATCACATTATCACTGGTATTATTactcttttttccttcgcCCAATCCATTACCAATCATGCCACAGACGTTTAATCCCTTCGAGGTTATGACATCCAAAGTAGAAGTAAATCCCATTCTGAGATATCCAAACTCATCTGCATTGAATAATCTCTGGTAACTTTGTTTGAAGATGGACGTCGAGAAAGAATCCGAAAGTACAATGTGCCCACCGGTATAGTTGACGAGGCTTTCCATTTCCATGATTCCTACCTGATCCAAGCAGCCTGCGAAAATATCGACAGTATGGCCTAGTTCGGATAGTCGTTGAGCCTCCTCCTTGTAGAATcgtcttgcttttttaaaatgcTTTGCTTTATCATTTTCCAATTCAGAATGGGAGCGCATGGGTTCCTTCAATTCGACTGAAACAACCTGTCCAGGACCCACGGTGCAAGGGCCACCAGCAAACAACTCAATTCGAGCACCACTTTTAGGAAATGCTATTTCTAAAAGAGTTGCTGATATTTTTAGAGCCGAACCAGTACACCTCAGAGCACGCTTACCGAGTGGAACAGGTGATGGATCGGGAGAAAGCTGCTCAAGaatattcaaaagatgCAATTCACATTGCTGAACAGGTAAGAGAAATCGGGATGCAGCACCTAAGTTTAGTGTGACGCCGGTACCTTGGATAGTGGTTTTGGAGACCATAGGGCGGAATTGTCCTCCAGATAAGCCGAGTAAATACTGAAGCTGCATACTAGTGTAGTTTGTATCAggttggaaacaaaaagactTGGGGATGGCATGGAAGCCGATTTCATGAACCTGAATTACAGAGCCAAAAGTAACTAAGCCTATAATTGCATCTGGAGGAAGGAGACTGAGACTGACAATGATGGCATCCTTCATGGCCTGAAGTTCAGATTCAGAAACGGCAGTATCGACAAGGAATAGAAACACGGGAGGAGCCTTGACTGGACGGTTTAAAGTATATTCCATGGTCGTATTTTGACTGAGAAGTTCCAAAGGTAAATTATTGGTGGAAATGTCATGATATTGAGGAGGAAGAGagtttctttgaaaacaaaacggACCTAGAAACAAAGTTAGCTTCATCTATTCAAGAGCATAATTCGTTTGAAGCCACTGAGCCCAAAGAACTACTCAGTCTTTCGACTGCTGCACTACTGACAGACACTCCTGAGTAACATATAAAGGACTTTACGAACGAATCTTCAATTTACTTACAAATCCAAAACCTCGCGCGTAAGTCTACATTACTAAACATCGTCAGCTAAGCTTCCTAGCAAATGTCCTTGGTCCATACCAGTAAGGATTCATGACTGCTCGGCATGGAGCCCGACAGGTGATGGGTTCATAAGGAGCGGTAACAAGGTCGGGTTTTTGATGCAAAGGAGTGTACATAGCGCCAATGGGGATTACCGCTCTTGCGGTTTCTGCTGTTGTAGCAGGAAACATATTCCAAGACAGACGAATTCCTGGAAAAAGCACATTAGAGAATTAAATTGACAGAAGATTCACTTACCATCTTGATCTTCTATTGAttcaaaatccattttcCCCCTTCGAAACAGGGCTCTTAgcctttcttttgttgtatGGATGAAAGCATTTCCCTCTTATTCAGTTGGATCACATTGTATGGGACATAACGATATTGTTTACACAACGCTAAGTAATTTAGTGAAACTATAATGAGCTGCTAAGTAAGGATACAGAATGTTACCACAGTGTTGCTAAATGCACTCTCAAGGAATGTAAGtagtttttgtaaatattaGAATTGCTGGATGTTATTAtatacttttgtttttattaaaatagaTATTGGATTTTGCTAATAGGAAGTAATACGGTGCGTACAGTAGGCATCTGGTTGTGCagaaaaaagggaatgGAATGTACAGCATTTAGGTGACAAAGCTGTTTATATCGCTGTGTAGATTCTTCTGTTGGATGGTTGGCTTCTTCTTgtgaattgaaaaaaaattgaaaggaTATTGCTATTATGCTTTTACGGCGTGCAGACTTTACgcataaaaaaaaaagcctagaaaaacagaaaatatTCTCATTGGTGTGTGTACAAGAGGAAATTCAAGTGGGAACGCCTTGCAACGAAAGAGCtataaaacaaaccaatattttatttcttcaaaatctaaataaaatccaaaatgTCATCATCCAAAAGTAAATGTTCAAGCGCTAGGAGCATCATGAGCACGAACTTGAGACATAATCTTGATCATATCACCAAGAACACCAGCAGCAGTGACGGCGGGACCAGCACCAGCACCAATAATGACAAGAGGGCGTGCTTGATAACGTTTGGTAGTGAAAGCAATAATGTTATCAGAGGATTGGAGGTTAGCAAAAGGGTGGGAGGCATCGTACTTTTCAAGCTTAACCAAGGTTGACTTGTTGACAACATCGGCTTCACCAACGAAACGAACAAcctttccttccttctCAGCTTCGTCGCGGATCTTGGCAAACTCAGCATCGTAATTGGGCAAGCCAGCCATAAACTCATCGGCATTCACGGCAGATTCCAAAGGCTTAGGAATCAAAGATTTGACAGGGAAGGAACTGGGAGAGTCTACTTGAACACCGGCAAGACGAGACAAAATAGTGACTTTACGAGCAACGTCCATACCGTTCAAATCGTCACGAGGATCGGGTTCAGTGTAGCCATTTTCTTTGGCGACTTTGACTATATCAGAGAAAGAGGCAGTGCTCTTCTTGCCGTTGGGAGACCAAACATTGAAAATGTAAGATAAAGTACCAGAGAAAATACCTTCGACCTTGAGAATTTCATCACCAGTAGCAATGAGTTCCTTGAGTGTGGAGATGATAGGCAAACCAGCACCAACGGAAGCCTCGTGCATCAAATGAGCATTGCTTGTCTTGGAAGCCTCGACCAAAGAGTTATAGACATCGGCATCTGCAGAGAAACCCTTCTTGTTGGGGGTAGCGATGCTAATGTTCTTGGCCAAAAACTTGGGGTAAGAGCTAGCGACGAGCTCGGAAGAAGTGTTGTCAATCATGATGGCAGGAAGAGGAGAACTCGAGAGGAAATCGAGCAAAATGTCAACGGAGAGAGCACCTTGGTTTTGGGCATGCAAACTTCTCCATTGGGTCAAATCAATGGGTTTGTAGTCCTTGGAGACACAGTAACCCCTTGTGCTGGTGATGGCGACTACGTTGAAGGAAGGAGTACCATTTTTGGAGGCCTTGACATTAAACTCCTTGATTTGGTTCAATAATTCACCACCAATGGTACCAGTACCTTAGACAATGGTTAGTAAGGAgggtaaaagaaataagagAGAAAATATAATGGTAGACAATGGGATGCAAAGATACATTGGTGATATAGATTCCCTAGTTCCTTtatccttttatttttgtttcaaaaaacaaaaagacaacCCAAAAAATATAAGGCTTACTTACCAATAATAGCAACGTTTACGTTTGTTCTTTCAGCAGTCATTTTACGAAACCGGTTGTTGGCAGAGGAGTCAGGTACAGTAGAGAAGATGGATGTATGGGGTTGACGGTTTGGAATTGATGTGAACGATAAAGACTTATGACTATGGAAAGATCGCGGTTTACACAACCGAATCGGTATATTCTTGGGAAagcatgaaaaaaaaaggcgAGATGATGCTTTGCCCAACGACATTGGTAAAACGATGTTtgttctttggaaaatggtAGTCGTTGCCTTTGAATGTAGTTGGATGTCTTGATAAAAAGGTGAAAGATAatgttaaaaaatttaaaggtaaagaaaaaggtagCTGTTGTTTACCGATTTTCTGTATTTCtgctcttcttccaaaggTATGATGGTAatcctttgtttcttttcgagCTTTTACAAAAACTAAGATATATAATGATtgtgaataaaaaaaggaaatatgAGGATGAACAGAGAGTTGGATTTGTTGAAATGCGAATTCGGTTTCTTGAATTTCGTCTGaaacttttcctttggaatCCATAAACTACGACTTGACATTTCgagatttttttctctttttatttgtaatAAAATACATCTTCTAATGAATCTTGGTATTTCCAAGAGGCGACCTTTCAAGtcattgtttgtttacagatTGAAATATGTCACCATGACTTTTAAAACGATCCCTTGGTAACTATTCACCCAAATCCTATCCCATAAGGACTTTTGAAAGTAATGACAATGAGCGCCATCGTATTTGCCCGGGCTAAACACTGTACTATATAGGCTGATGGACATGTATATGAAtatgttttcttccaaCGCGCTTTGAAGCGTTCTGAACCattcgttttcatttgataatt contains:
- the sec2302 gene encoding COPII cargo receptor subunit Sec23b produces the protein MDFESIEDQDGIRLSWNMFPATTAETARAVIPIGAMYTPLHQKPDLVTAPYEPITCRAPCRAVMNPYCNVDLRARFWICPFCFQRNSLPPQYHDISTNNLPLELLSQNTTMEYTLNRPVKAPPVFLFLVDTAVSESELQAMKDAIIVSLSLLPPDAIIGLVTFGSVIQVHEIGFHAIPKSFCFQPDTNYTSMQLQYLLGLSGGQFRPMVSKTTIQGTGVTLNLGAASRFLLPVQQCELHLLNILEQLSPDPSPVPLGKRALRCTGSALKISATLLEIAFPKSGARIELFAGGPCTVGPGQVVSVELKEPMRSHSELENDKAKHFKKARRFYKEEAQRLSELGHTVDIFAGCLDQVGIMEMESLVNYTGGHIVLSDSFSTSIFKQSYQRLFNADEFGYLRMGFTSTLDVITSKGLNVCGMIGNGLGEGKKSNNTSDNVIGIGGTDSWRISTISPKSTFAIYFDLSKEMNNPASQHPAQSYIQFLTLYQHTSGTYRLRVTTISRSFITGHAKSISDSFDQEAAAALIARMALFKCHNDDEYGVARWIDRTLIRLCQNFADYRKGDPMSFRLLPNFTLFPQFMFHLRRSQFLQVFNNSPDETSFYRHTLNFSDVMDSLIMIQPTLQSYSLDCPEGIPVLLDSISIKSDAILLLDTFFHILIFHGSIIAQWRNAGYQDLPEYTNIKELLLAPKVEVTELLADRFPIPRFIVCDQGGSQARFLLSRINPSVSIAESSPYHSMSDNSEPVLTDDVNLQKFMEHLRKMVVAS
- the hom6 gene encoding homoserine dehydrogenase Hom6, which produces MTAERTNVNVAIIGTGTIGGELLNQIKEFNVKASKNGTPSFNVVAITSTRGYCVSKDYKPIDLTQWRSLHAQNQGALSVDILLDFLSSSPLPAIMIDNTSSELVASSYPKFLAKNISIATPNKKGFSADADVYNSLVEASKTSNAHLMHEASVGAGLPIISTLKELIATGDEILKVEGIFSGTLSYIFNVWSPNGKKSTASFSDIVKVAKENGYTEPDPRDDLNGMDVARKVTILSRLAGVQVDSPSSFPVKSLIPKPLESAVNADEFMAGLPNYDAEFAKIRDEAEKEGKVVRFVGEADVVNKSTLVKLEKYDASHPFANLQSSDNIIAFTTKRYQARPLVIIGAGAGPAVTAAGVLGDMIKIMSQVRAHDAPSA